The following nucleotide sequence is from Saccharothrix texasensis.
AAGAAGTCGCAGTCGCCCACGTTCGAAGCGGCCGACATCAACGAGACCTACTACGGCGGCTACCGCACGATCAACGCCCACTGGTCGCACCTGGACCTCGTCGGGCAGCAGTACCCCGCGCTGACCACGCTCGTCGACTACGGCGACTCCTGGAAGAAGACCCAGGGCGCGGGCGGGTACGACCTGCGCGCCATCTGCATCACCAAGAAGAACACGGGCGACTGCGCGCTGAACACGTCCGCGCCGAAGCCGCGGTTCTTCGTGATGGGCCAGCTGCACGCCCGCGAGCTCACCACCGGTGACACGGCGTGGAAGTGGATCGACCACCTGACCACCGGGTACGGCGTCGACGCGGAGGTCACCGCGCTGCTCGACACCACCGAGGTGTGGGTCGTGCCGATCGCCAACCCGGACGGCGTGAACATCGTGCAGCAGGGCGGCAACTCGCCCCGCTACCAGCGCAAGAACGCCAACACCACGAACGGGTCGAACTGCTCCGGCACGTCGTCGTCGCAGATCGGCATCGACCTCAACCGCAACACCGACTCCCACTGGGGCGGCGAGGGCACGTCGTCCAACCCGTGCGACCAGACGTACAAGGGGCCGTCGGCGAACTCCGAGGTGGAGACGAAGGCGTTGCAGGCGCTGTGGCGCAACCTGTACCGCGACCGCCGCGGCACCGGCGTCACCGACGCCGCGCCCGCCGACACGACCGGCGTCGTGATCTCCATGCACAGCTACTCGAACCTGGTGCTGTTCCCGTGGGGCTGGACGACGCAGTACAAGACCGGCAACGACGCGCCGATGCGGGCCATGGCCAAGGACATGGCGACGATGGCCGGCGGCTGGCAGTACGGGCAGCCCGGTGAAGTGCTCTACAACGCGGCCGGCGCGACGGACGACTGGGTGTACGACGACCTGGGCGTGGCGTCGTTCGTGTGGGAGATCGGCCCGTCTTCGGGCTCGTGCTCCGGGTTCTTCCCGACCTACTCGTGCCAGGCGTCGACGTTCTGGCCGAAGACGAAGCCGATGCTGATGTACGCGGCGAAGAAGGCGGCCAACCCCTACGGCGGCGGCGGCAACCCGCCGGTCGGGTGCGCCCGGCAGACCAACGACGCCGACGTGGCGATCCCCGACAACGGCGCCGCGGTCACCAGCACGATCACCATCGCCGGCTGCGAGGGCAACGCTTCGGCGTCGTCGCAGGTGGAGGTGCACGTCGTGCACACCTACCGGGGTGACGTGGTGATCGACCTGGTCGCGCCGGACGGCACGGCCTACCGCCTGAAGGCGTCGAACAACGACTCGGGCGACAACATCGACACCACGTACACGGCGAACGTGTCGTCCGAGGCGCGCAACGGCGCTTGGCGGCTTCGCGTGCAGGACGTGTACTCGGCCGACACGGGCTACCTGAACTCGTGGAGCCTGACCGTCTAGTCCTCCTCGTCGTGCCGAACGTAGGCCTCCCGAGAGTCCTGCGTTCGGCACGCGAGAGTCCAACCTCCACGCCGCGCGTGTCCTACGTTCAGAACGCGTGTGTCCTACGTTCGCGCACCCCGAGTTGAACACTCAGACGTCGTACTCGCCGGTAGCGCGCGCGATATGACCTCGGGTCTCGTGACCGGATCGCGCAACCGCGCGAACAACTGGGGGTCGAACCCGTTCCCGGAGAAGGTGCGGCCGCCGCGTCGGCAAGTGAGCTGAGCGTTGAATTCAGGGGTCGCGAACGTAGGACACGCGCGTTCTGAACGTAGGACACGCGCGTTCCGAGCGTAGGACACACGCGACGTGAACGTAGGACTCACGTGGTTGGGAGGTAGGGCACGCGGGTAGGCGAAGGGCCCTGCGGGAAGTCCCGCAGGGCCCTTCGCGTGCAGAGCGGTTACTTGAGGCCGTTGCCCATCGCGGTGATGAGCTCGCCGTTGGAGGTGTCACCGTCGAGCGACCAGAAGAACGCGCCGCCGAGGCCCTGGGTCTTGGTGTAGCTCATCTTGCCGCCGATGGTGGCCGGGGTGTCGTAGCTCCACCACTGGTTGCCGCAGTACGCGTACGCGGTGCCCGCGATGGTGCCGGTGGCCGGGCACTTGGTCTTGAGGACCTTGTAGTCCTCGATGCCCGCCTCGTAGGTGCCCGGCGCCGCGCCGGTCGCCGTGCCGCCCGGAGCGGCCTGGGTCACGCCCGTCCAGCCGCGGCCGTAGAAGCCGATGCCGAGCAGCAGCTTGGCCGCCGGCACGCCCTTGCTCTTCAGCTTCTGGATCGCCGCGTCGGAGTTGAAGCCCGCCTGCGGGATGCCGGTGTAGGACGTCAGCGGCGAGTGGGGCGCCGTCGGGCCCTGGGCGTTGAACGCGCCGAAGTAGTCGTAGGTCATGACGTTGTACCAGTCGAGGTACTGCGCCGCGCCGCCGTAGTCGGCCGCGTCGATCTTGCCGCCGTTCGACCCGTCCGCCGTGATGGCGGCGGTGACGAGGTAGTTGGCGCCGAAGCGGGTGCGCAGGGCCTGCGAGACCGTCTTCATCGAGCTGAAGCCGGAGGTGTCGCAGGTCAGACCGCAGGCGTTCGGGTACTCCCAGTCGATGTCGATGCCGTCGAACACGTCCGCCCAGCGCGGGTCCTCGACCAGCTTGTAGCAGGAGTCGGCGAACGCGGCCGGGTTCTGCGCCGCCTGGCCGAAGCCGCCGGACCAGGTCCAACCGCCGAACGACCACAGCACCTTGATGTGCGGGTACATCTTCTTCAGCTTGCGCAGCTGGTTGAACGAGCCGCGCAGGGCGCCGGTGTCCCACGTGTCGGCGACGCCGTCGACGGAGTTCGCCGCGGTGTAGGCCATGTCGTAGTCGGCGTAGGCGTCACCGATGGTGCACTGGCCGTTCTGCACGTTGCCGAACGCGTAGTTGATGTGCGTCAGCTTCGAGGCCGAGCCGGAGGTGTGGATGTTCTTCACGAAGTACTGGCGGCCGTAGACGCCCCACTGGGTGAAGTAGCCGAGGTTCTTCCGCGAGCCGACCGGCGGGTTCGACGTGGTCGTCGTCGTGCCCGTGGTGGTGGTCGTCGTCGTGGTCGTAGTCGTCGTGGTGGTGGTCGTGGTCGTCGTCGGGTTGGTCC
It contains:
- a CDS encoding M14 family zinc carboxypeptidase — its product is MKSTRRSLLTLAIAGVAAAAVVTGGTPGTAGPAPETAAVQAGPTYVYKVHAPLGAAAQNLLGRGFDVLEDRDGDSLFVLGDATTGAGLEQAGFTAVIDEVLPAPEWQPPAKKSQSPTFEAADINETYYGGYRTINAHWSHLDLVGQQYPALTTLVDYGDSWKKTQGAGGYDLRAICITKKNTGDCALNTSAPKPRFFVMGQLHARELTTGDTAWKWIDHLTTGYGVDAEVTALLDTTEVWVVPIANPDGVNIVQQGGNSPRYQRKNANTTNGSNCSGTSSSQIGIDLNRNTDSHWGGEGTSSNPCDQTYKGPSANSEVETKALQALWRNLYRDRRGTGVTDAAPADTTGVVISMHSYSNLVLFPWGWTTQYKTGNDAPMRAMAKDMATMAGGWQYGQPGEVLYNAAGATDDWVYDDLGVASFVWEIGPSSGSCSGFFPTYSCQASTFWPKTKPMLMYAAKKAANPYGGGGNPPVGCARQTNDADVAIPDNGAAVTSTITIAGCEGNASASSQVEVHVVHTYRGDVVIDLVAPDGTAYRLKASNNDSGDNIDTTYTANVSSEARNGAWRLRVQDVYSADTGYLNSWSLTV
- a CDS encoding glycosyl hydrolase family 18 protein, translating into MSKIRWHVTALFVAVATLVVGLVVAPAASGAGGVSATFSKGSDWGTGYEGKYTIRNGGTAALSSWTVEFDLPSGHKVSSLWDGSYTTSGQHVTVKNTWNGSVGVGGTVSFGFNVTYSGAFSGPANCKLNGASCDAGGTNPTTTTTTTTTTTTTTTTTTTGTTTTTSNPPVGSRKNLGYFTQWGVYGRQYFVKNIHTSGSASKLTHINYAFGNVQNGQCTIGDAYADYDMAYTAANSVDGVADTWDTGALRGSFNQLRKLKKMYPHIKVLWSFGGWTWSGGFGQAAQNPAAFADSCYKLVEDPRWADVFDGIDIDWEYPNACGLTCDTSGFSSMKTVSQALRTRFGANYLVTAAITADGSNGGKIDAADYGGAAQYLDWYNVMTYDYFGAFNAQGPTAPHSPLTSYTGIPQAGFNSDAAIQKLKSKGVPAAKLLLGIGFYGRGWTGVTQAAPGGTATGAAPGTYEAGIEDYKVLKTKCPATGTIAGTAYAYCGNQWWSYDTPATIGGKMSYTKTQGLGGAFFWSLDGDTSNGELITAMGNGLK